The nucleotide sequence GCAATTGCATCAGGGAAATACGGCAATCTCCCATCAGCTGGATCTTTTCATCTTTGCAGCATTCGGCGGCCCATTCCAGTAAGGCAGCGGGGAATGTCAATTTGACTTCTTCTTTGCCGCTGGCCTTGTCCACCACCAGCAACTTGATCACGCGGTTATCCTTGTCGGTTTTGGACGCGGCGGTTAACGATCCCGCCGGCGGCCCGGCCAGAAGGACTGCCGCCAACATCATTACCCGGATCTTGCGTTGCATATCTACCTCCAATGTGATCGAGTCCGGGGAAACCCCGGGAATTCACTTGTGGTCCACCCAGATGCGAACTTCCTCGTCTTCGGTTTCCAGGCGGATGATTTCCCGGCTGCTGCTCAGGGTTTGAATGATGCGATCCAGGGAATACCCCCGCGATTGCAGAGCCTTGCGTTCCGCCTCCGGCAGCGCTTCCAGGGCCAGGCGGGCCAGCATGAACGGGATACGGATTGTTAGGGAAGGCTTGCCGGTGCGGTGGTTCACCACCTCGATCCGCAACATGGCATTGTCCATACCGTTTACATCTGAAGGAGAGTCTTCTAAATGCCGCGGGTCGATGCGCAACAGGGCGATCTTGGCCCGGTCCGCCAGGTCCGGATCAGACCTCTTTTTTGCCACGCGCTTGAGCACGGGAACGGCCTTTGCGGCCGTTTTCTTTTCATCCAGGTAACTCAACTTCAGGGCCGCGTAAAAGCGCACGGTTTGCCT is from Candidatus Aminicenantes bacterium and encodes:
- a CDS encoding tetratricopeptide repeat protein is translated as MKRSLTAILLALLLGAAVSATVSPEDVSMERAKILLFDKQWRRALAEIDRVLETHPDFAPALYYRARCLAELGRKKEALTGYKRFLEMNGSETLREEARISMIDLAFSLHSGGMKGYLQTILDFLDSPRQTVRFYAALKLSYLDEKKTAAKAVPVLKRVAKKRSDPDLADRAKIALLRIDPRHLEDSPSDVNGMDNAMLRIEVVNHRTGKPSLTIRIPFMLARLALEALPEAERKALQSRGYSLDRIIQTLSSSREIIRLETEDEEVRIWVDHK